The following nucleotide sequence is from Hevea brasiliensis isolate MT/VB/25A 57/8 chromosome 7, ASM3005281v1, whole genome shotgun sequence.
CAATGGCAGAGTATATACGTTCCACATCATGTGTTAGGTTGCATATGTGGACAACCTGTGCTCGAGAGAAGAGCTATTTAATCCGAAATTCACATTTTAGGACGCCACAGAGGTCTCCTCTTTGTTTCCTTTTGAACTCCCTTCTTTGTGATGTTATATGGACGATTTTGGTTTTTGGTTGATTTGGAAATAGGATTCATTCAACATGCCAATAACTAGTGATGGTTTGCAAACTCTTGTTAGTTTGATATTATTAGCTTTGTTAACTTGAAAGGAAATTATATGGGGGCTGTCATTTTGGTGGAAATTGACAAGtacaaaaaattagaaaaaaaaaaaaagaaaaatccaaTTTTGCATCTGATTGGCCCTGTTGAGCTCAACATTTTTTTGTTTTCTTGGAATCCCAATGATCACGCGCCACACATTAGCTCACTAACTCACATACATATGCACTCTTTCTTTCTCTGGGATGAACAATGCACTTTTTGTCAACAATAAAGTTGGTGTGGCTGTAACTAACCAGTTTGATAATAATGTTTCATACATATCAGTTTGTTTGCCACAATAGCATATCACCATTGAATTGTAAGTATTACACATAACATTGTTCCCACATATATGTTTTGGCTGCAGAAAATATTCCTCTGGAAGTTGTAAAGTTGTCCAGCTCCCTCTTTGGAAAATGCGCAGTATTAGACTCTCAAATTTGAAAGCAAGTCCTTGTAAAAGGAAAATTTCCTTGAGGTGTAGTTGCTTGGGAGGTCTGGTGGACCCTGACGGCGCTACAGCATCTGATTTGGTTTCTATTAGCAACCAGTTGCTTCTGATGGCCAGCATTGCTCTTACTTATATGGCTGGTGTAATTCCCATTGATGGGCCCAATTTGCGTTCTTGGAGGAACATCGCAGATGACAATGTGGTCCTTGAAAGCGCAGCATCTTCTGGTAGGTAAGGGTAAGcagattaaaaaagaaaaaatcagtTTCAAGGTTTTTCTTTTCATAGATGACAGGTTCTTTTGCTTTTGAAGATAACAATGCAATCTCTTTATTTGCGTgagatattttttttctttttctttttgtctaCCTGATGAAGGTATTTTTCTCTGTTCCAGTGCTAAGAAGAATGAAAACCATGTTAATGTAAAATATGCATGGGATGCAGTAAAGACAAAACTCTTGGATTCTCTTCATGCTATAGAACACAAAAGCAATCTGGGAAACATAATCCTTGAAATTGACCAGCAGAGTGCTAAGCAACCCTTAAGTTTGTATGCTGTATCTGAGGGTCCCAAGTTGCGACTACTTTGGGCTTCTTTTAAACAACTCCAGGATGAGGCAGGCACCGTCACTATTTTCTTTCTCTCTTTATCTTTTGGGGATAAATCACTTGACTCCTAATAGTAGTTTGGTAAGCCAATGGAAATAGGAAATGCTTTTATTTGAGCATCAGGACCTTAGAAGTATTGCATGATATGTCAGGGCTAAATAATATTGGGTGAAATTGGTTCTATTTGCAATGGTTACTCAAATGGGGCATGTAAAATATTTGTCTGGGACTGTTTGACGAAACTAAAGTATGCATTTTACTAACATTCATTAGTATTTtggaaattaagggtttaataatTTTTGTTTGCAGGTGAATACTGTTTTTGGTGATTGTGACGATTTTAATTTGGATGATTGGCTGGCTGTTTTtcctgaaattattgaaaaatctTGTAACTGCATTTGCATGGCTTGGCTAGTAGAGGAACTTCATCTTCAAAACAAGAAATTGGATGAGGTATAGAATGGAAAAGCTTAACATTCTGCTATATGAGTTTTATTATACATTACTGGGTTAGATTAATACCACTCTCTCCTATCTCTTTTTCAGGAACTTCTCTCTTTGATGATTCAGAAGTTAAAGGGAAATGAAACTGTTTTGCGGACTATAAGAAAGTCAGGCAAGGAACATCTTTATGGAGAATTATTGTACTTTCTTAGATTTGGTTCTCTCAGGTAAATTCAGTAATTATCTTCTTGTTTTTATTGTTTCTAAACTACTTTTCTTATATTGGTTGTATTTAGAATATAATCAAAGCTTTTTTCAAATTGAGTTTCCAGATTGCAATTAATTTTGTTAATGATAACAAGTTGAACAACCTTTGGTATTGCATGGCGGCATGTTTGCTCCTTATCTTATTACCATTTTATTTActtgtgttatatatatatatatatatattgctgtTTTACTTCTCATTGATTTTTCCTATGCAATGAATTTTGT
It contains:
- the LOC110633313 gene encoding uncharacterized protein LOC110633313, whose translation is MAEYIRSTSCVRLHMWTTCAREKSYLIRNSHFRTPQRKYSSGSCKVVQLPLWKMRSIRLSNLKASPCKRKISLRCSCLGGLVDPDGATASDLVSISNQLLLMASIALTYMAGVIPIDGPNLRSWRNIADDNVVLESAASSGSAKKNENHVNVKYAWDAVKTKLLDSLHAIEHKSNLGNIILEIDQQSAKQPLSLYAVSEGPKLRLLWASFKQLQDEAGTVTIFFLSLSFGDKSLDSVNTVFGDCDDFNLDDWLAVFPEIIEKSCNCICMAWLVEELHLQNKKLDEELLSLMIQKLKGNETVLRTIRKSGKEHLYGELLYFLRFGSLRKNCVYDQSLFTLQGDSILEDLVITLADGIASVYLELISIDGNLSNEMNQLGMVMCNLSTRALQRLRNEVALNQWMYQNVEAVVSMYEDRFDLCTLQSIIIEEPSQNQTENPSWWKNLTRRKSETMPSSLCYVVISQFSMPVKRTKELRALTGWRYYFSLYLELSDISTPLIRAVIDKVSNAISFFLVTLIGRSLGLIYTGIRQSLRWK